In Microbacterium sp. zg-Y818, the genomic window CCGCAGCCCCTGCAGATCGTCGATGTCGAACCGCGCGAACCGCTGCGCGGCCACGCTGGAGGTCTGGATGACCGCAGCACCCGAGTCGATGAGCCGGTCCCGCAGCAGGTTCGTCAGCAGAAACCCGGCCAGGTGGTTCACCTGGAACGTCACCTCGAACCCGTCGTCGGTCAGCTGGCGCGGGCCGAAGATGCCGCCGGCATTGTTGGCGAGCACGTCGATGCGCTCGTAGGACTCCCGCAGCGCAGCGGCGAGATCGCGCACCTGGTCGAGGTGCGCGAAATCCGCCAGGTGGAAGGGGGCCCCGATCTCCTCGGCGACCTTGCGCGTCTTGTCGGGGTTGCGCCCGACCACGACGACCCGCTCCCCCGCTGCCTGCAGCTGCCGGGCCGCGGCTGCGCCGATGCCGTCGCTGGCACCGGTGATGACGATTGTGCGCGGCCCGCCATCCGCCGCGCGCGCCGATTCAGAGATCGAACTTCTCGTTCTCGCCCTCGAGGCGCTCACCCGTGACCTTGTGCTTGACGAAGGCCAGCACGCTCGCGACCCGGCCGCCCGGGCTGTCCCAGTACTCGCCGCTCTCGGCGTTGACCTTCAGCATCACGATCTCGGGGTCTTCGGGTCCCTGCGGGAACCAGGCCTCCAGCGCGGGGTTCCACTGTTCCTTGAGCTTGGCGTTGTCATCGACGATCTCGGCGGTGCCGGCCAGCGACAACCATGCGTCGTTCGAGCTGAACGAGACCCCGACGTGCGGGTCGCGCAGCACGTGCTGCGCGGCCGACGCGTGACGGCCGATCACGAACCACAGGTCACCGTCGGACTCGGTCTCCTGCACCGTCAGCGGGTGCGCGGTGAGCGTGCCGTCCTCGGCGCGGGTGGTCACCATCGCGAAGCGGAACTTCTTGAGCAGCTCATTGAGCTTCTGCAGTTCGCTCGTGTCAGCCATGGGGGCGGTCCTTTCGTCTTGGCGATAAGAAGCGGTAAGCGGCCATCACATCGCGCCAGAGGCCGCCACGGAACCGGTTGACAACCGGAAGCGCGTGCTTCATGGCCGACTCACAGCTCGACGCTGTCCTCACTCGGCACCGGCGTCTGCTGGTACAGCGCGAGCCGCCACTTCCCGTCCTGGCGCACGTAGACGCTGGACATCTCGGCTTGGAACGGCGGCCCGCCCGAGGCGCGGAAGGCGCGTCCCCGGTACACGAAGGCCGCCGCATCCCGACCGATCTCGATCAGCCGTTCGTCGGTGATCTCGTATGCGGACCATGCCGGCGCGTCGGCGAGGGAGGCGATGACCTGCCCGCGGTCGAGCACCGAGCCGTCGGCGAGCACCATCAGGCCGTCGTCGGTCATCACCGTCCCATAGAAGTCGCCGCCGCTGCCGTCGCACAGCGACTGCCAACCGGCGTTTTCGAGACGGAGCAGTTCCGAGACGTTGACATCCATGCCGCCAGTGTGCGCATCCCGCCGCCGGGACTCAACGGTCGACACCCTTTCCGCCACCTGCTCCCGCTCCTAGCCTGGGCGGATGAACCACCGGAGCGCGCGGGAATGAGGGCGGGCGAAGCGGCCGACGCACCGGCATCCGACCCGCGCGCCGCGAAGCCGCGCCTGCTCTACGTCGAGGACGAACCCGAGACGGCGGCGATGGTGATCGAGGTGCTCTCCGACGAGTACGACATCGACCACGCCGCCACCGGTGAGCAAGGGCGCAGCCTCGCCCTCGGGCGACGCTACGACGTGATGATCATCGACCGACGCCTCCCCGGCATGTCGGGCGTGGACCTGCTGCACGCGGTGCGCACCGCCCGTATCGCCACCCCCGTGATCATGCTCACCGCGCTCGGCGCCGTCGACGACCGCGTGAGCGGGCTGGATGCCGGGGCGGACGACTACCTCGTGAAGCCGTTCGACTTCGCCGAGCTGCGCGCGCGCCTGCGGGCCGTCCGCCGCGGACGCGGGCCGGCCGACCGCCGGGAGCTGGGCGACTGGGTCTTCACGCCGGGAGCCCAGGCACTGTACTCCCCCGCCACGGGGCGGGTCGCCCTCACCCAGGCCGAGACGGCGCTGCTGGAGCTGCTCACCTCCAGCCCCGAGCATGTCTTCACCCGCGAGGAGATCGTCGACGCCGTCTTCCCCGGCGGTTCCGCTGCCACCGTCGACACGTACGTGCACTACATCCGCCGCAAATCCACCGCCGAGATCATCGAGACCGTCCGCGCCCGCGGCTACCGTGCGGGAGCCCCCCGATGAGCAGGCGGAGGGAGGCCGCGACCGCCGCCGACCGCCGCCGGGTGAACCAGGCCGCGCTGCGGGCGGGCCTGTGGGTGGGGCTGGCCTCGGCGGCCGTCGTCGCGATCATCACGGTGGCGACCGTCGCGGTGATGATCGCCGCTTCGCGCCCCGACCGCCGGCCGCCCCGCGAGGGCGGCGGACCGGGGGCGCGCGTCATCGACCTCGACGAGGTGGCGCCGGTCGCCATCGTGCTCGGGGTGCTCGGCGTCGTCGCCCTCGCCGTCATCGCCTGGTACGCCGCCCAGCGCGCGGCCCTGCCCCTGGCCGAGGCGCTCCGCGTGCAGCGGGCGTTCGTGGCCGACGCGAGCCATGAGCTGCGCACCCCGCTGACCACGCTGACCAGCCGCATCCAGCTCGCACAGCACCGCGCCGAACGCGGCGGCGACGTCTCGGCGGTGCTCGCCGATCTGCGCCGGGACGCCGAGGTGATGAATGCGGCGCTCACCGATCTGCTCGAAACCGCCGAGGCGGCCGGCGCGCGCGATGACGACCGCCGCGCGGTCGCATCGGTGGCAGCGGCCGCGCACGACGCGGCATCGGTCGTCGCCCCTCAGGCGACCGAGGCAGGGGTGACGATCTACGTCGATGTCCCCGCGACGCTCGAGGTCGGCGCGGAGGGTGCCGCCCTGACCCGCGCGCTCATCGCGCTGCTCGACAACGCGGTGCGGCACTCCCCACACGGCGGCGCGGTGCAGGTGACGGCGCGTGCGGCGGGCCGGCGCGTCGAGATCCGCGTGGCGGATCAGGGGACCGGGATCTCCGGCATCGACACCGACCGGCTGTTCGAGCGCTTCGCCCGCTCTGCTGCACCCGGCGAACGACGCGGATTCGGACTCGGGCTCGCGCTCGTCCGCGACATCGCGACACGGTTCGGCGGCGGGGTGCACGTCGAGAGCACCTCCCCGGCGGGCACGACCTTTCTGCTCGCCCTCCCTGCACGCAGCTCGGCCGGCGGTGGCCCCGTGGGCTGAGGGCTGGCACTGACGAACCTATGGACTCGCCCGGACAGGGCGACTCTTGGTCTTGTCTTTGAACGCGCGCGCGAGAGTGTGGGCATGCCTGAGAACACCACCCCCAACGAGAACGAGGAAACCACCCCGACCCCCGACAGCACGCCGACCGCCGCGGCGACGCCGCTGCCGCCGCGCCCACCCATGCCCGAGCAGCCCGCGGCGCCGCAGGCCGACGCGCAGGCCGCTGCCGCCGACGCGAAGGCCGACGCGAAGGCGTCCAAGGCCGCCGCCAAGGCCGCCGCCAACGAGAAGCCGTTCGCCCAGCGCACCTGGGTGAAGGTGACCGGCGGCGTCGCCGCCGGTGTCGTGCTGCTGGGCATCGGGTTCGGTGCCGGCTGGGGCGTCTCGAACGCCGTCGAACCGACGCTCGCGGGCAACGCGGGCGACAGCGAGCTGTGGCACCACGACGACATGCGCTGGGATGACGACGACGACCACGACGACTCCGGTCGTTTCGGCCGCGGCGGGCCCCTCGGCGGCATGGACCAGGACATGAACCGGGACATGGACCGCCCCAGCGCGCCCCAGGACAGCGAGTCCGACGTCGCTCCCGAGGACGGCGGAGCCGAGGTGACGCCCGACACCGAGTCCGAAGACGACTCCCGCGGCGACGACACCCGTCCCGAGCGCCGCGGCCCCGGGGACCGTCACTCCGACGAGCAGTCGGGAGACGACGCCACCCAGAGCAGCACGTTCCGCTTCTGACCCATCCGCCACAACGGCCACGCCCCCTCACCCGGGCGTGGCCGTTCGCGTCTCGCCGGCGGAGCGAGGCCGTCGCCCGGCCGTTGCGCGGGCTTACCTGAGCAGACGCGCCGCGTCAACGACCCGGGACGAGGCCACCCGGTGGGTACCGTGGCAGAACGTGCCACCGAGAGGATGACGTGACCGCCGCAGAGACCGGGACGAGGACCGCCGTCTCGGTGGTGATCCCGGTGAAGGACGACGACACCGAGCTGCGCCGGTGCCTGCGCGCCCTGGCCCTGCAGACACGCCTGCCCGACGAGATCGTCGTGGTCGACAACGGCTCCACCGATTCCTCGGCCGAGGTCGCCCGCGCCGCGGGGGCGCGCGTGGTGCGCTGCGACGAGCCCGGCATCCCTGCTGCCAGCTCTTGCGGGTACGACGCCGCGCGCGGCGACATCATCCTGCGCCTCGATGCCGACAGCCTGCCCGCGCACACGTGGGTGCAGACGATGTCAGAGGCGCTGGAGCGGCATCCCGACGTCGCGGCCTTCACCGGCGGCGCCCGCTTCGTCGACGGACCGCGGCGCCTGCGGCGACCGCTGGCCGCCCTCTACCTCGGCGCCTACGCCGCCGTCACCTTCTCGGCGCTCGGCCATCTGCCGCTGTTCGGGTCCAACCTCGCCATGCGCAGGTCGGCCTGGCGAGACGTGCACGACGAGGTGCACCGCCACGACCCCGAGGTGCACGACGACCTCGACCTGGCATTCCATCTGGGGCTGCGCCACCGCATCCGCTATCTGCGCAACGCGGCGATGGGCATCTCGATGCGCCCGTTCGGCGACCGTGTGGGCTTTCGACGGCGCGTCTGGCGCGGCTACCACACCGTCGTCGCGCACTGGCCCGAGGATTTCCCGCCGGTGCGCTGGCAGAAGCTGTGGATGCAACGGGCCCTGCACCGCCGCGACGTGCCCGACGCGCGAAGCCGCGTCGGGCGATGACCGACCCCTTGCGGCCTCTCATCGGCCCCGTGGCCGCCCCCGACCTGCACGTCATGACGTTCAACATCCGGCGGCGGATGCCGGCTCTGCTCACCCGACCCGCCGACCGTTGGGCGCGGCGGGCGCCGCGGCTTCGCGGCGTGCTGCGCGCGGAGCGGCCGACGGTTCTCGGCGTGCAGGAAGCGCTGCCCGACCAGGCCGCCGCGATCGCCGCCGCCCTCGGCCCGACTCACCGCTTCGTCGGCCACGGGCGCCACCCCCGCCGCGAAGGCGAGGCCTGTCCACTGTTCTACGACGCCGAGCGGCTCGAGCTGCTCGACTGGAGGCAGAGCGCGCTGTCGGACCGCCCCGAGCAGCCCGGCTCGACCACCTGGGGCAACGTCATTCCTCGCATCCTCGTGCAGGCCGATTTCCGCGACCGCGCCACCTCCGCCGAGTTTCTGGTGGTGAACACCCACCTCGACGTGCTCTCCTCGCGCGCCCGGCTGCGCGGGGCCCAGTACATCCGTCGCCTCGTCGCCGGGCAGCCACGGCCGGCCGTCGTGATGGGCGACCTCAACGCGGGGCCGTCCTCCCCCGCCGTCGGAAACCTCCTCGCCGGCGATACGCTCGTCGACGCGTGGACGGCGGCGGCCGAGCATCTCACCCCGGAATGGGGCACCTACGGCGGCTACCGACGGCCCCGCACCGCCGGTGACCGCATCGACTGGATCGCGGTCTCGCCCTCCGCCGCCGTCGTCACCGCCGCCGTCAACGCCGACCCGGTCGACGGTGGCTGGGCGTCGGACCACTTCCCCGTCCAAGCCGTCCTGCGGATGCCGCGATCGGAGAACAGCCCATGATCGAGAACTTCCTCCGGCGCCCGCAGACGGTGAGCGAGGTCATCGCCGACACGCTGCGACTCGTCGGACTGCTCAGCGTCATCGCGGCGTCGATCTGGAGCACCGCGACCGACGCAGGCATCCTGGCGCTCGCCCTGCCGGCGCTGCTGGTCCCCCGCTTCGTCGGCGTCCGCTCGTCGTTCGACATCGTCTACCAGGTGATCGTGCTGGCCGCGGCGTGGAGCAACGTGCTGGACTTCTACCGCACCGTCGACAACTGGGACCTCATCCTGCACTTCTCGTGCACGGCGGTGCTCGCGGCGATGGCGTACCTGGTGCTCGTCCGGTTCTCGATCACCCCCGACCCCCGCACCGAGGGGTTTGCGCGACGCACGGCGATCGTGCTGGTCACCGTGCTGGGACTGGCGGCGAGCGCCGTCTGGGAGATGATCGAGTGGGTCGGCTACGCGTTCATCACCGACGAGATCTTCGTGACCTATCCCGACACCATCGGCGACATGGCCGTCGGCGGGCTCGGCTCCCTCGTCGCCGGCATCGTGCTGGCCTTCGTGCGTCTCGACCGCTCCGACGCCTGACCAGGTGGGGCCACCGCCGCCCTGACACATCCCCCCGCGGCGCGCAAGGCCCGGGCCTTGCGGTGATCGGCGGTGGTCTACTGGCAGGACGCATCTCGCAGACGGAGGCATCATGACCGACGACAAGCAGAACACGCAGGGAACGCCCGACGGCGACCTCGAGGCCGACACCGCCTCGGGCGGCGCGCCCGAGCAGCCCGACACCACCGACGACGACGATCGTCCGGTCGACAACCCGTCGGGAGGATGAGCGCCGCACCGCTGCGGGGCACGCGCCCCGCGCAGAACCTCTGGTCCGGCGTGCTGTTCGGGGTCGGCCTCATCGCGTTCATCGATGAGGCCGTCTTCCACCAGCTGCTGCACTGGCACCACTTCTACGACCTGTCCACGCCGGCGATCGGCCTGGTGTCGGACGGTGTCTTCCATGCCGTCAGCTGGTTCGCCACCATCGCGGGCCTGTTCCTGCTGGCAGACCTCCGTCGGCACGAGGCCCTGAACTGGCAGCGATGGAGCGGCGGGGTTCTGCTCGGCGCGGGAGTGTTCCAGCTGTACGACGGCACGGTGCACCACAAGGTGTTCGGCATCCACCAGATCCGCTACGTCGAAGACGTCTTCGTCTACGACCTGGTCTGGAACCTCACGGCCGCAGCGATGATCGTCGCCGGAGCCGTGCTGGTCTACCTCACCCGCAGCGCGGCCCCCGTGCGGGCCGAGTCCCCCGCGCGATAGCGGGCCCTGCAGATGGATGCCACTCACGCCCACAGCGGCGGCGCGTCGCTGGATGCGCTCGTGCTGTTCGTCGCCGTCGTGGCGGTGGCCTGCTACCTCGGCGGCGTCGCCGGCTCGCGTCGGCGCGGCCGGGAATGGCCGCTGTCGCGCACGGTGCTGTGGTGCGCGGGTATCGCGGCCGGTGCCGTCGCTGCGGCGGGTCCGCTGGCCGCGGCCGCCCACGAGAGCTTCACCGGCCACATGTGGGCGCACCTGCTCGGGGGCATGGTCGCCCCGCTCCTCATGGTGCTGGGCGCCCCCGTCACCCTCGCGCTGCGGACCCTCGACGTCACCCCCGCCCGACGGCTCAGCCGGCTGCTGCGCAGCGCCCCGGCACGGTTCGTGGCCCATCCGATCACCGCCGCCGTGCTCAGCGCCGGCGGCCTCTGGCTCATCTACCTGACGCCCGTCTTCGAGGCGATGCGCACGCAGCCGCTCGTGCACGTGCTGGTGCATGCGCATCTCGTCGCGGCCGGGTACCTCTTCCTCGCCGCCGTGATCGGGCTCGACCCCCGCCCACACCCGCCGGGGCGCGTGCTGACGGCGATCGTGCTCGTGGCGACGATGGCCTCGCACGGCATCCTCGCGAAGTTCCTCTACGCCAACCCGCCCGCAGGTCTTGACGTGCTCGACGTGCGGGCGGGGGCGCAGCTGATGTATTACACCGGCGCGTGGGTCGAAGCGATCACCATCGTGATCTTCTGCGCGCAGTGGTACCGGGCGGCCGGTGTCACTTCCCGCGCTTCGAGGCCGGCAGGAACACGGCTCGAACGAGCTTGATCGCGAGGACGGATGCCACCACCCACGGTCCGATCACGAGGATCGGGTCCATCCAGGCGTGCTTGAGGTCGATGCGTCCTCGTCCGACGCGCGACGCGATCGGGCGGTGGGCGATCTCGCCGGCCACGCCGGATTCGGTGATCGGGTCATCGGGACGCTTGCTGAAGAGCGAGGTGACGTGGGCCGTGACGGCGTCCACCCTGTCGCCCGCCACGAGCAGCAGCCAGTGCGCGGTCTGACCCTCGCTGAAGCGCTCGTACGCGAAGCGGCGGATGCGTCCGGAGATCCCGTGCAGCGGCTGCGCGGTGCCGAAGACGGGCGTGATGCGCTCGTGCTCGATCGACCGTTCGCGGCCGGACGCGCCGGACTGCTGCGCGGGCAGCTCCCAATGCGCGCCGGTCTCGATGCCGGGCTGCTCCCGGGGGAACGCGGGGCGGTCTGACGGGTCGAGGTCGGCGCCCCAGCCGGGGATGCGGGCGCGCAGCGCCTCGGGATCGGGGGTGGAACCGGGCTTGTCTGCGGTGTAAGGCATGTCGGTCTCCTTCGAAACGGCGCTCAGGCCACCGTGATGACGGGCTTGATGATGTCGTCGAGCTTCGACGAGAAGATGTGGTACCCCTCGGCGATGTGCTCGAGCGGGATGCGGTGGGTGATCATCTCGCTGGGCTTGATGTGCCCGGCGGCGATGTGCTCGAGCAGCCGCGGCCACTGCCGCTTGACCGGGGCCTGGTTCATGCGCATCGTGACGCCCTTGTTCATGGCGTCGCCGAACTTGACGGCACTGAACAGCGGCCCGTAGGCGCCCATCACCGAGATCGTGCCGCCCTTGCGCACCGAGTCGATCGCCCAGTTCAGCGCCACCGGGGAGCCGCCCTGCAGCTTGAGCTTGGCGGAGGTGACGTGCTGCATGATGTGCCCGTCGGCTTCTGCACCCACCGCCTCGACCACGACGTCGGCGCCGAGTCCGCCGGTCTGCTTCTTCAGCTCCAGCACGATGTCGTTCACCTGGCCGAAGTTGATCGTCTCGGCGTAGGCGAATTCCTCGGCCTTGCGCAGGCGATAGTCCAGGTAGTCCACGACGATGACGCGGCCGGCGCCCATCAGCCAGCACGAGCGGGCGGCGGCCAGCCCGATGGGACCGGCGCCGAACACCACCGCGGTGTCGCCCTCGACGATGTCGGCCAGCTGCGCGCCGAAGTAGCCCGTCGAGAACGCATCGGTCAGCAGCAGGGCGTCTTCGGGGTCGACGCCGTCGGGGATCACGGCCGGCCCGACGTCGGCGAAGGGCACGCGCACGAGCTCGGCCTGACCGCCGTCGTATCCGCCGGCCGTGTGCGAGTAGCCGTAGATGCCGCCCACGGCGGTGGCGTTGGCGTTGACGTTGTGGCAGTTGGAGAAGAGGCCGCGTGCGCAGAAGAAGCAGCTGCCGCAGTAGATGTTGAAGGGCACCATGACGCGGTCGCCGACCTTCAGGTGCTGCACCGAGGAGCCCACCTGCTCCACCCGGCCGATGAACTCGTGTCCGAACGTGTGGCCCACCCGGGTGTCCGGGAGCATGCCGTGGTACAGGTGAAGGTCCGATCCGCAGATGGCGGCCAGCTCCACCCGCACGATCGCGTCGTTGGGGTGCTGGATCTTCGGGTCGGGCTTCTCTTCCACGCGGAGCTTGTAAGGCCCGCGGTAGGTCATCGCTTTCATTCACGCCTCCTTGTCGGTGGTTCAGTGTTGCGCGGCCACCGGCCCCGACACGTGGGGGTTGCCAAGCCCGCGCGGGCATGGCACAGGGGCGACCGTCAGAGCGTGATCAACCGCACCTCGTGCAGCCGTCCTGCGTCGATCTCGGCGGTCATCATCGTGTGATGCGGCTGTCGCCTGCGGTCCGTCGGCGATCCGGGGTTCAGCAGCCGCAGCCCGCCGGGGGTCGTCGTGTCCCACGGAATGTGGCTGTGACCGAACACCAGCAGGTCGGTGTCGGCGAAGGCGGCATCCATTCGCGCCTCGCGGCGGCGGGCGTCACCGGTCTCGTGGATCACTGCCACCCGCACGCCCTCGATGTCGCGGCGCGCGATCTCGGGCAGCCGCTCACGCAGGTCGGCGCCGTCGTTGTTGCCCCACACACCGAGCACGGGAGCGTGCCGCTCGAGCTCGTCGACGACGGATGCCGCGACCCAGTCACCCGCATGGATCACGAGGTCCGCGGCATCCGCAGCACGCAGCACCGCGTCGGGGAGTCGTCGCGCCCTCCCGGGGATGTGGGTGTCGGACACGAGCAGCAGCCGGGTGCTCACGGGCGGGGACGTTCGTCGGTCATCTCACCCTCCTTCGTCGCACTCCACCCTCGCCGACGTCGCGGACCGCGATCGCGGGCTTGACAGCGGCGCAAAGCCGCGCGATCGCGCACAGGTGTTCACCGCGTGCTGGCGCGCCGTTCACCAGGTAGGCGTAGGGTGAGTGCGAACGCGCGACCGCAACCACGGAAACGGCGCATGGTTGTTGGATCGGAACAAACGGTTGGGGTAGTCTCCCCTTGGTGGGACCCACCTCAATGAAGAGCGAGAGGCACAGCATGTTTGGATCAGGCAAGAGGCACCTGGCGGTCATCGGGGCGGCGGCTGTCGCCGTGCTCGCTCTCAGCGGGTGCGCCGGCGGGGACGCCGACACCGAGACCGACGCCGGCGACACCGGCTCGTCGGACGGGACGCTCATCGTCTACACCAACTCCAACTCCGATGGCCGCGGCGAGTGGATCCAGGCGCAGGCCGAAGAGGCCGGCTTCGACATCGAGATCGTGGGCCTCGGCGGCGCCGATCTCACCAACCGCATCATCGCCGAGAAGAACAACCCCGTCGGCGACGTGGTGTTCGGTCTCAACAACATGTTCTTCGAGCAGCTGAAGGCCGAAGACGCCATCGTCGCCTACGAGCCGAGCTGGAGCGGTGAGGTGCCCGCCGACGCCGGCGATCCCGCCGACGGCGCATACTGGCCGCTCGTGCAGCAGGCCATCGTCACCGTCTACGACGAGAACGCCGTCTCGGACGCTCCCGAGGACATCGAAGAGCTCGCAACCGACGAGGCCTACCAGGGCCGGTACGAGGTCAACCCCGCGCTGGGGCAGGCGACGCCGCAGCTCGTGCTCGCCGGCATCCTCACCCGCCACCTCGACGAGGACGGCGACCTGGGCGTCAGCGACGAAGGCTGGGAGATCGTCGAGTCGTACTACGCCAACGGCTCCCCCGTCGTCGAGGGCACGGACCTCTATGCCCGCATCACCCGCGACGAGGTCGACTTCGGCGTGCTGCCCTCCAGTGGCATCGCCGCCCGTGACGCGGAGTACGGCACGGCCACGGGCCTCGTCGTGCCCGAGTACGGCGTGCCCTACGTGACCGAGCAGATCGCCGTCATCAACGGCGCCGCCAACGAGACGCGCGCCCAGGAGTTCATCGACTGGTTCGGCAGCGCCGAGGTGCAGGGCGCCTTCGCCGCCGAGTTCAACGCGATGCCGGTCAACGAGGGCGCGGTCGAGCAGGCCAACCCCGACGTGGTGGCCCAGCTGGCTGAAATCCCCCGCCAGGAGATCGACTTCGGCCTCGTCAGCGAGCACCTCGGCGACTGGGTCGAGAAGGTCACCCTCGAGTACATCGGCTGAGAAGGCGACAGGCACAGGCAGTGATCCGCTTCGACGACGTCGACGTCTCCTTCGGCGACCACCGCGCCGTGCGAGGGCTCAACCTCGAAATCCGCGAGGGCGAGTTCTTCACCCTGCTGGGGCCCTCGGGCTGCGGCAAGACCACCGCGCTGCGCTCGCTCGCCGGC contains:
- a CDS encoding pyridoxamine 5'-phosphate oxidase family protein, producing the protein MADTSELQKLNELLKKFRFAMVTTRAEDGTLTAHPLTVQETESDGDLWFVIGRHASAAQHVLRDPHVGVSFSSNDAWLSLAGTAEIVDDNAKLKEQWNPALEAWFPQGPEDPEIVMLKVNAESGEYWDSPGGRVASVLAFVKHKVTGERLEGENEKFDL
- a CDS encoding extracellular solute-binding protein — encoded protein: MFGSGKRHLAVIGAAAVAVLALSGCAGGDADTETDAGDTGSSDGTLIVYTNSNSDGRGEWIQAQAEEAGFDIEIVGLGGADLTNRIIAEKNNPVGDVVFGLNNMFFEQLKAEDAIVAYEPSWSGEVPADAGDPADGAYWPLVQQAIVTVYDENAVSDAPEDIEELATDEAYQGRYEVNPALGQATPQLVLAGILTRHLDEDGDLGVSDEGWEIVESYYANGSPVVEGTDLYARITRDEVDFGVLPSSGIAARDAEYGTATGLVVPEYGVPYVTEQIAVINGAANETRAQEFIDWFGSAEVQGAFAAEFNAMPVNEGAVEQANPDVVAQLAEIPRQEIDFGLVSEHLGDWVEKVTLEYIG
- a CDS encoding glycosyltransferase family 2 protein; protein product: MTAAETGTRTAVSVVIPVKDDDTELRRCLRALALQTRLPDEIVVVDNGSTDSSAEVARAAGARVVRCDEPGIPAASSCGYDAARGDIILRLDADSLPAHTWVQTMSEALERHPDVAAFTGGARFVDGPRRLRRPLAALYLGAYAAVTFSALGHLPLFGSNLAMRRSAWRDVHDEVHRHDPEVHDDLDLAFHLGLRHRIRYLRNAAMGISMRPFGDRVGFRRRVWRGYHTVVAHWPEDFPPVRWQKLWMQRALHRRDVPDARSRVGR
- a CDS encoding HAMP domain-containing sensor histidine kinase, with translation MSRRREAATAADRRRVNQAALRAGLWVGLASAAVVAIITVATVAVMIAASRPDRRPPREGGGPGARVIDLDEVAPVAIVLGVLGVVALAVIAWYAAQRAALPLAEALRVQRAFVADASHELRTPLTTLTSRIQLAQHRAERGGDVSAVLADLRRDAEVMNAALTDLLETAEAAGARDDDRRAVASVAAAAHDAASVVAPQATEAGVTIYVDVPATLEVGAEGAALTRALIALLDNAVRHSPHGGAVQVTARAAGRRVEIRVADQGTGISGIDTDRLFERFARSAAPGERRGFGLGLALVRDIATRFGGGVHVESTSPAGTTFLLALPARSSAGGGPVG
- a CDS encoding endonuclease/exonuclease/phosphatase family protein; amino-acid sequence: MTDPLRPLIGPVAAPDLHVMTFNIRRRMPALLTRPADRWARRAPRLRGVLRAERPTVLGVQEALPDQAAAIAAALGPTHRFVGHGRHPRREGEACPLFYDAERLELLDWRQSALSDRPEQPGSTTWGNVIPRILVQADFRDRATSAEFLVVNTHLDVLSSRARLRGAQYIRRLVAGQPRPAVVMGDLNAGPSSPAVGNLLAGDTLVDAWTAAAEHLTPEWGTYGGYRRPRTAGDRIDWIAVSPSAAVVTAAVNADPVDGGWASDHFPVQAVLRMPRSENSP
- a CDS encoding response regulator transcription factor, giving the protein MRAGEAADAPASDPRAAKPRLLYVEDEPETAAMVIEVLSDEYDIDHAATGEQGRSLALGRRYDVMIIDRRLPGMSGVDLLHAVRTARIATPVIMLTALGAVDDRVSGLDAGADDYLVKPFDFAELRARLRAVRRGRGPADRRELGDWVFTPGAQALYSPATGRVALTQAETALLELLTSSPEHVFTREEIVDAVFPGGSAATVDTYVHYIRRKSTAEIIETVRARGYRAGAPR
- a CDS encoding zinc-dependent alcohol dehydrogenase; translation: MKAMTYRGPYKLRVEEKPDPKIQHPNDAIVRVELAAICGSDLHLYHGMLPDTRVGHTFGHEFIGRVEQVGSSVQHLKVGDRVMVPFNIYCGSCFFCARGLFSNCHNVNANATAVGGIYGYSHTAGGYDGGQAELVRVPFADVGPAVIPDGVDPEDALLLTDAFSTGYFGAQLADIVEGDTAVVFGAGPIGLAAARSCWLMGAGRVIVVDYLDYRLRKAEEFAYAETINFGQVNDIVLELKKQTGGLGADVVVEAVGAEADGHIMQHVTSAKLKLQGGSPVALNWAIDSVRKGGTISVMGAYGPLFSAVKFGDAMNKGVTMRMNQAPVKRQWPRLLEHIAAGHIKPSEMITHRIPLEHIAEGYHIFSSKLDDIIKPVITVA
- a CDS encoding DUF2238 domain-containing protein, which gives rise to MIENFLRRPQTVSEVIADTLRLVGLLSVIAASIWSTATDAGILALALPALLVPRFVGVRSSFDIVYQVIVLAAAWSNVLDFYRTVDNWDLILHFSCTAVLAAMAYLVLVRFSITPDPRTEGFARRTAIVLVTVLGLAASAVWEMIEWVGYAFITDEIFVTYPDTIGDMAVGGLGSLVAGIVLAFVRLDRSDA
- a CDS encoding DUF2243 domain-containing protein, translating into MSAAPLRGTRPAQNLWSGVLFGVGLIAFIDEAVFHQLLHWHHFYDLSTPAIGLVSDGVFHAVSWFATIAGLFLLADLRRHEALNWQRWSGGVLLGAGVFQLYDGTVHHKVFGIHQIRYVEDVFVYDLVWNLTAAAMIVAGAVLVYLTRSAAPVRAESPAR
- a CDS encoding SDR family NAD(P)-dependent oxidoreductase, with product MSESARAADGGPRTIVITGASDGIGAAAARQLQAAGERVVVVGRNPDKTRKVAEEIGAPFHLADFAHLDQVRDLAAALRESYERIDVLANNAGGIFGPRQLTDDGFEVTFQVNHLAGFLLTNLLRDRLIDSGAAVIQTSSVAAQRFARFDIDDLQGLRRYSAGAAYGNAKLANVLFTKELHRRFSGEGLHAVAFHPGAVATSFAGASDGPWRFMYTNPITTRLLTTPDEGGSRLTFLAAGVPGIDWRPGGYYARNKPARTNPLAADPALARMLWERSAEMVGL
- a CDS encoding cytochrome c oxidase assembly protein, with product MDATHAHSGGASLDALVLFVAVVAVACYLGGVAGSRRRGREWPLSRTVLWCAGIAAGAVAAAGPLAAAAHESFTGHMWAHLLGGMVAPLLMVLGAPVTLALRTLDVTPARRLSRLLRSAPARFVAHPITAAVLSAGGLWLIYLTPVFEAMRTQPLVHVLVHAHLVAAGYLFLAAVIGLDPRPHPPGRVLTAIVLVATMASHGILAKFLYANPPAGLDVLDVRAGAQLMYYTGAWVEAITIVIFCAQWYRAAGVTSRASRPAGTRLERA
- a CDS encoding metallophosphoesterase family protein, which encodes MSTRLLLVSDTHIPGRARRLPDAVLRAADAADLVIHAGDWVAASVVDELERHAPVLGVWGNNDGADLRERLPEIARRDIEGVRVAVIHETGDARRREARMDAAFADTDLLVFGHSHIPWDTTTPGGLRLLNPGSPTDRRRQPHHTMMTAEIDAGRLHEVRLITL
- a CDS encoding nuclear transport factor 2 family protein, whose translation is MDVNVSELLRLENAGWQSLCDGSGGDFYGTVMTDDGLMVLADGSVLDRGQVIASLADAPAWSAYEITDERLIEIGRDAAAFVYRGRAFRASGGPPFQAEMSSVYVRQDGKWRLALYQQTPVPSEDSVEL